Proteins co-encoded in one Centroberyx gerrardi isolate f3 chromosome 18, fCenGer3.hap1.cur.20231027, whole genome shotgun sequence genomic window:
- the mrps18a gene encoding large ribosomal subunit protein mL66, protein MAARSVLRSLWTSLAGVKTVAAGSNLCTLQRINVPQLSAFVNIQSRGLRQVVEKQEGKTTIIEGQTADVPAGPQPPNPTAKCPIYRWDLQHKYNYTDVLLLSQFIRSDGGMLPRRVTGLCPEEHRKIAICVQMAHRAGLLPDHKPKLPEGHVPKRPKPQLNRYLTRWSIDTVKPIYKTGLKWCKKRMPVGHPILKNNVRYGVKPLYFKH, encoded by the exons ATGGCTGCCCGCAGTGTCTTGAGGTCCCTTTGGACCTCTTTAGCTGGCGTTAAAACAGTCGCTGCTGGCAGCAACTTATGTACTCTGCAGAGGATAAATGTTCCCCAACTGTCGGCTTTTGTAAACATTCAGAGCAGAGGGCTCCGCCAAG TGGTGGAGAAGCAAGAGGGTAAAACAACAATT ATTGAGGGACAAACAGCGGATGTTCCAGCAGGACCACAACCTCCCAACCCCACAGCCAAGTGCCCCATCTACCGATGGGACCTGCAGCACAAATACAACTACACG GATGTCTTGTTGCTCAGTCAGTTCATCAGGTCAGATGGAGGGATGTTACCCAGGAGAGTCACTGGTCTCTGTCCAGAGGAACATCGCAAGATCGCCATCTGTGTGCAGATGGCTCACAGAGCAG GTCTGCTCCCTGACCACAAACCCAAACTCCCAGAGGGCCATGTCCCAAAGAGGCCCAAGCCACAGCTCAACAG ATACCTGACTCGCTGGTCCATTGACACGGTGAAACCCATCTACAAAACGGGTCTGAAGTGGTGTAAGAAGCGCATGCCTGTTGGCCACCCAATACTCAAGAACAATGTGCGTTATGGCGTCAAACCCCTTTACTTTAAACACTGA